The stretch of DNA AGATTATTCATATAATAAATACCTTTCAAGAATTTTGGTACAGGTCTTGCAATACTACAGAAAAATCTCTATAATTATAGTATATGATTTTCAATAGTAAAAAGGAGTGATCCTATGACAAGACGTGATAAAATAAACTACTACCTTGACATTGCCGAAAGTGTTCTCAAACGCGGCACCTGCCTCAGAAGAAATTTCGGTGCGATCATCGTCAAGAATGACGAAATAATCTCCACCGGTTATGTAGGAGCACCGAGAGGACGCATGAACTGTTCCGATCTTGGATACTGCATGCGTGAAAAACTGAACATTCCGAAGGGAGAACGCTATGAGCTCTGCCGTTCGGTACATGCTGAATCCAATGCGATCATATCGGCTCCGCGAAATGAAATGATCGGTGCATCTATCTATCTTGCCTGTCACGACGCAAGGACCGATACTCTTTACGGTGAGGTTGAACCGTGTTCAATGTGCAAGCGTCTTATAATAAATGCCGGAATCACAACGGTCTATGTAAGAACTACAGAAGACACATACAAAACGATCGATGTAAATTCATGGATTGAAAATGATGATTCACTCACCTTAAAAAACGGATATTGATATGATACCACATTTTCAGCCAGGATACAAGCATTATTATTTTGCAAACCGAAAAAATAATGAATCCGCGGAGTTCTGTACCTCTGCCCCTGGTACTGATGATTTATCTGTAACTTTTTTTGTAAAAAAAGTTGTTTTTCTATGGAAATAATTCTGTATATGTGATATAATTATTCTGTAACACTATAGATCAGAGAAATTCCTGTCTGTAAGGCAGGGCATGCATATGGGGTTATTATGAAATAATTTCTTATTACAAGGGGTGAACACACATGGCAGATGCTCTTTCACAGCATCAGATAGACGAGCTCTTTGAAAGTCTGAACAATAAAGATGATGATGACGAAAGCGACGTCAGAAAAAAGGAAAAGCGAATCAAGAACTACAACTTCAAGATGCCTCAGAAATTTACCAAGGAGGAT from Ruminococcus sp. HUN007 encodes:
- a CDS encoding deaminase codes for the protein MTRRDKINYYLDIAESVLKRGTCLRRNFGAIIVKNDEIISTGYVGAPRGRMNCSDLGYCMREKLNIPKGERYELCRSVHAESNAIISAPRNEMIGASIYLACHDARTDTLYGEVEPCSMCKRLIINAGITTVYVRTTEDTYKTIDVNSWIENDDSLTLKNGY